In Malania oleifera isolate guangnan ecotype guangnan chromosome 8, ASM2987363v1, whole genome shotgun sequence, a single window of DNA contains:
- the LOC131161730 gene encoding probable mediator of RNA polymerase II transcription subunit 26c, protein MDFHEFRSVVRNSGVDVWTLIETAISVAALDYEREFRCRRDRIVEKLYAPIVSRCRYCGLDCDKTSSDGTPNEKHESREEAWAEKENNGCEAKGGSPLSLESGEKHEDGHQQYGSFIDDEQRKILAIKQHLNDPDKSDNTLVDLLLSLADMEITFSALKETDIGRHVNRLRKHSSNEVRRLVKHLVRKWKDLVDEWVRLNAPGESTASVIVAVGDSHQETHPKGTQNGHRQVPEFAYSPNPQNKRNWDPEHKGRTPQSLPVSVSASVSTKKEKEERESLIDSEKFASARKRLHENYQEAENAKRQRTIQVMDVHSIPKPKNAFFAKSRGSVTAKHW, encoded by the exons ATGGATTTCCATGAGTTCCGGTCGGTTGTGAGGAATTCGGGGGTGGATGTGTGGACATTGATCGAGACGGCAATCTCTGTGGCGGCGTTAGATTACGAGAGAGAGTTTAGGTGCCGGAGAGACCGCATCGTGGAGAAGCTTTACGCGCCGATTGTTTCTCGGTGCCGGTACTGCGGTCTCGATTGCGATAAAACGAGCAGTGATGGAACTCCAAATGAGAAGCATGAATCGCGAGAGGAAGCTTGGGCAGAGAAGGAGAATAACGGCTGCGAAGCGAAAGGGGGTTCTCCATTGAGTCTGGAGTCGGGGGAGAAACATGAGGATGGACATCAGCAGTACGGAAGCTTTATTGACGATGAACAGAGGAAAATCCTCGCCATTAAACAGCATCTCAATGATCCTGATAAG TCGGATAATACTCTGGTTGATCTGCTCCTGAGTCTAGCAGACATGGAAATCACGTTCAGTGCTCTGAAG GAAACTGATATTGGGAGGCATGTGAACCGATTACGAAAACATTCATCGAACGAAGTTCGAAGACTCGTCAAGCACCTTGTCAG GAAATGGAAGGATCTGGTTGACGAATGGGTGAGATTGAACGCGCCGGGGGAATCAACAGCTTCTGTAATCGTCG CTGTTGGAGACTCTCATCAAGAAACTCATCCGAAAGGCACCCAAAATGGTCATCGCCAG gtacCTGAGTTTGCGTATTCTCCAAATCCACAGA ACAAGCGCAATTGGGACCCAGAACACAAAGGGAGAACACCACAATCCCTACCAGTCTCTGTTTCAGCTTCTGTTTCTACAAAG aaagagaaagaagagagagagagtctcatAGATTCTGAAAAGTTCGCTTCAGCTAGAAAACGGCTGCATGAAAATTACCAGGAAGCTGAAAACG CCAAAAGGCAGAGGACCATTCAAGTAATGGACGTTCACAGCATACCCAAACCCAAGAACGCGTTTTTTGCGAAGAGCAGAGGCAGCGTCACCGCGAAGCACTGGTGA